Part of the Rhodococcus sp. OK302 genome is shown below.
CAGTACGTCGGAGCCGCGAACAGTAGTAGCGCCCGCTCGGGTCAGCTCATGTGCAAACCACTCGCGGAGTTCGCCCAGTCCGGAGGCGTGCGCCCGACGTGCCGCGTGAGGGCTCCGCGCCGCCCGTGACAATGCGGCGCGAACCTGCCGAAGCGGAAGCAGTTCGTCCGAGGGATAGCCGCTGTGCAGCGGAATCGTGTCCGGTGTGACCGCCAGCATGCTCGATCCGATGGGATTGGCGTCGCTGCGGCTCGGTCCGAGACTGGTTGTCTGCCAAGAGAAATCCGAAACCTGGGGAACGCGTTTGCGGGCGACGAAGTTTCCGGATCCCGGACGCGTTTCCACCAATCCTTCGCCCACGAGTTCTCGGATTGCCCTCTGTACCGTCACAGGTCCGACGCCGTGCGTCGTTGCGAGAGTTCGCGTGGACGGTAGTTGCGCTCCGGCAGTCGACGCTCTGATCAGCGTGCGCAGGCTGTCGACAACTCGCTGGGGACTGCTACTGTGGAACATGAGTATAGAGAGTAGCGCTATCGCGCGCCGAAGCACACCGCTACCGGACGAACATTCGCGTGCCGGTCTGTGGTGGGGACTGCTGGGAGTTCTGGCATTTTCGTTCACTGTCCCGTTGACCCGGGTTGCCGTCGCCGATTTTGATCCGCTGTTTATCGGCGCCGGGCGTGCAGTGCTCGCGGGCGGATTGGCCGTCACCGTCCTGTTCGCCACCCGCACCACCATCCCCAGCCTTCGGCAGTGGGCGCATATCGCACTCGTGACCGCCGGAGTGGTTCTCGGGTTCCCCTTGCTGACGACCTTCGCTTTGCAGACTTCGCCGGCTAGCCATGCAGCCGTGGTGATCGGATTGCTGCCGGCCGCGACAGCAGTATTTGCCGTCGTCCGGGGGAAGGAGCGTCCGAGTAGGTCATTCTGGTCGGCCAGCGCGGCCGGTGCATTGTCGGTTGCACTGTTCGTCGCATTCGCAAACGGTGGACTTGGTTCATTCCACCTTGCGGACCTGCTGCTCTTCGGGGCGGTGCTGTGTGCGGCACTCGGCTACTCGGAAGGCGCGTTGCTGGCGCGAGAAATCGGATCGTGGCAGACAATCGCCTGGGCGCTGATTCTGGGACTTCCCGTCACGATCACGCTCACCGTCGTATCGATAGTGAATTCGCCCGTGAACGCTGATACCAACTCGTGGCTCGCGTTTGCCTACCTGGGTGTAATCAGCATGTTTCTCGGGTTTTTCCCCTGGTACCGCGGCCTCGCCATCGGACCGATTTCCACGGTCAGCCAGACGCAATTGGTTCAGCCGGTGCTGACTATCGCGTGGTCCGCAATGATCCTCGGTGAGGCATTGTCGTCCACTGTTGTCGCGGGTGGCGTCGTGGTGATCGGCTGTGCCTGGCTCGCGCTCAAGGCGCGCGTAGCGGCGCCGCATGTTGCTGGTGCGCGCGTAGCGGCGCCGCATGTTGCTAGTGCGCGCGTAGCGGCGCCGCATGTTGACGGCGCCGCTACCGCGTCGGATCTAGGCGGGTCCGAAGAGCGGTCCACCGCCAAATGCGCTCCGATGTGAAGCCGGTTGCTTGCCGTTGGCGTCGGTGATTCCGTAGTCGAGTGCGGTCTCCGCCGTGATCAGGGTGTGGCCGTTGCGCGTGTTGACCTCGGGGTCGTTGGCGAGAGCGGTGATGACCTGCCCGACGAACTCCGGGGTTTCCGCCTCGGCGAGTGAGAAGCCCTCGAAGTCCGTCATTCCGCTGGCTTCCATCCGCTCGTTGCGGATCAAACCGAGCCAGAAGGACAGTGCGGTGACTCCGGTGCCCTTCAAATCGACTGCCATGTCCGCAGCCATTTTGTCGAGTCCGGCTTTCGACATGCCGTACAGAACCGAGTGCAGATATCCGCGGGTGCCGAAGGACGAGATATTGCCGATCACACCGCTACCGCGTGGAACCATCAACTTCGCTGCTTCCACCGAGGCGACGTAGTGGGCTCGAAGGCCGATTCCGATCAGTGAATCCCAGTCCGCGACAGGTCGTTTCCAGAACGGGTCGCTGAACCCTGCATATCCGGCGGGATTGGCCCAGACGTTGTTGATCAGGAGGTCCAGTTGGCCGGACTGCTCGTCGGCGATACGCGCGAACAGGTCCACGATCTGCTGGTCGTCGCTGTGATCGACCTGTACAGCGATTCCGTGCCCGCCGCGCTCGGTGATTTCGGCGGCAGTCTTGTCCAAGGCGCCGCCGGTGCCGACCTCGCCGCGGGCAGTCACATAGACGGTCCATCCGTCGCTGCCCAAGGCGAGAGCAATTCCCTTGCCGACGCTCCGACTCGCGCCGGTGACCAGTGCGACCTTCTGCGCGTTCATCGCTTACCGCCGAACGTGCCCTCGGCGATAACGGCTTCGGGGTGCAGGGGAGTGGTGATCGACCACGTCTCCGTGAAATGGCACTGACTCATCTTCCAGATCCCGTCTTCGATCACATAAGCGTCGTCGTATTCGCCGGTCATGAGCTTCTCGGTTCGACGGACCGTGTCGATCTGACGAAACTTGAGAGTCCATCGTCCGAGTGCGGTTGTCTCCGAGGTCAATTCGATGTCGGCATGCTGGCCGTGGTGCATATCGAGGACCGCGTAACTGCCCTCAACCTGTCGCAGGGCAACCGCAGTGAAGATATCGGCCATCGGACCGGCGTCGTCGAACGCGCCGAGTCCGCCGTAGTTGATGGATGCGCCCTGGCTGATGAAGCTGTTGCGAAACCCGACCGGGTCTTTGGCGTCGCAGGCGCGCCAGTAGCGGTACTTGAGCTTCTTGATCTCTTCGATCTGCTCGAGTGCGTCGATGCGTTGTGCGAGATCCAACGTCGGTCCTTTTCGTCAGGGTTTCCCGTGATGTGTCGGATCGACTGTATGGTGTCTGCAGTCACAATTGTGGCGGAATTCCCAGTGGTCGGTCAGGAATTTGCGTCAGATTCAGGCGCCGTCCCGGCGGCTGCGAGTGCCGCCGCAGCAGATTCGCCGAAAACGCTGGTCCACAGCTCTCCCAGGGCGGGATCCCCGTCGACGTTTTCGGGCGCTTTCATTGCGAGCAGATTGTTGATCAGCATGCCGTTGGCGATGAACAGTCGAGCTTGCTCGGGAGTGCAGCCGGTGCGATTGCGTAGCAAGGTGTAGATCTCCGACATCGCAGACCGCGAGGCGGCGGCGATATCGTCTGTGCTGGTGGCGAATCCGTGCAACATGACAAGTAGTAGATCGCGGTCGAGGACCAGCTCACCGTAAGAGGAGCCGAGTTCTGCCCAGAACTGCGGATCGCTCGGCTCTATGCGCAGTGTGTCCAGCTTGTCGGTGAACGTGCGGACGATCTCGCCGAGCGCGCGTGAGAACACGGCCTCGAACAGATCTGCTTTCGTTCCGAACATCCGAACGACGTATGGCTGGGATACTCCGGCTTCCTTGGCGACGGCGTCGGTGCTGGTGCCGGAATACCCGCCGTGAGCGAAGGCCCGAGTGGCCGCGGCGAGGACGAGTGCCCGGCGCGCGGGTGCGCTCATCCTGCGTTTGGGCTGCTGGGATTCTTCGCTCGACATATTGACAGGTTATCAGTTGATACCTTAGCGTCAATTAAGTAATCAAACGATGCCTAAAGGCGAGGAAAATGCGATGACTGTTTTGGCGAATGCCGATGCTGGGGCAACCCCCGGGTCGGAGGCGCATGGCCGACGAACTGTGCCGGTCGCGATAGCGATCCTCGCGGCCTCGCTCCCGATGTTCATGGCGACTCTCGACAATCTTGTGATGACCAGCGCATTGCCGGTGATCGAGAAGGATCTGAACGCATCCGTCGGCCAGTTGCAGTGGTTCATGAATGCTTACACGCTCGCCTTTGCGACGCTGATGTTGTCGGCAACGACCCTCGGAGATCGCTGGGGGAGGCGACGCATGTTCGTGGGCGGAATCGGTTTGTTCACGGCAGCATCGATCGCGTCTGCATTGTCGACATCGGCCGGCCTGTTGATCGCAGCACGTGCCGTTCAAGGTGTCGGTGCTGCTGCAATCATGCCGCTCTCACTGACGCTGCTGGTCGCTGCAGTTCCGGAAGCCAAGCGCGCCATGGCGATCGGCGTGTGGGGCGGTGTGTCGGGACTCGGTATCGCTCTGGGGCCGGTGGTGGGAGGCGCTGTGGTCGACGGATTCTCGTGGCAAGGGATCTTCTGGATCAACGTGCCGGTGGCAATCGTCGCTGTTCCCCTCGCGATGTATGCATTGCGTGAATCGACGGGGCGCACACAACCTTTGGATCTGCCCGGAGTTGTCCTCGCCGGGCTGGGTGTGTTCTTGGCAGTCTGGGGCATCGTTCACGGCAACGACGACGGGTGGACTTCGTTCGGAGTTGTTGCCTCGCTGGTGGGTTCAGCGGTTGCGCTGGCGTTGTTCGTCCTCCGGGAGTTGAAGACCCGGTATCCGGTGATGCCGTTGCGCTTGTTCCGCTCGCGCAGTTTCTCGATGGCGAACGTAATCGGGTTGACCTTCTCGATCGGCATCTTCGGTGCTGTGTTCCTGCTCTCGCAGTACCTTCAAATCGCCATGGGTTTCAGCCCGTTCGAAGCAGGGTTGCGGACGCTCCCGTGGACGGCGGCACCGATGATCTTCGCTCCGCTGGCCGGACTGCTCGCGCCGAAGCTAGGACTGCGTTCTCTGCTGCTCGCCGGTCTGAGTCTGCAAGCCGGCGCCTTGTTCTGGTTGGCAGCGCTCATCGAGCCTGGCGTGACCTACGGTTCGATGGTCCCGGCACTTCTCATGGCCGGCGTCGGCATGGGCCTGACCTTCGCTCCGAACGCGACTGCGGTCCTTGCGGACATGGACGCGCCCGATCACGGTACGGCCAGTTCGACCAACGCGACGCTTCGCGAGATCGGCGTCGCGCTGGGAATCGCGATACTGACAGCCGTCTTCCTCGCGGCGGGTGGCGCACTGACACCGCTCGGGTACGGCGAGGCCCTCACTCCTGCCCTGCGGGTGGGTGGCTGCTTTGTGCTGATAGCGCTGGTAGCGGCGTGGTTTGTTCCGACCAGGAGGCGGTAAACCGCCCGTGCGCCTTTTGGTAGTACTACCGAAAAGGCGCACAGGGGCTACGACGCCGGAACTCCCGGAAATGCCGTTGTCACCGGAGTTGTCCCCAAAGCTGAACGCCACCCGGCCCCGCGAATGGAAGCGTCGGTGAGCGCATCGATCCCGAATGTCCGCAGTTCGTCGGTATCAACCTGTTCGATGAATGCGCGATAGGTGATCGCTGTGTCGGCTTCGATCTGCGCCGCCAACTGAGCTGCGGTAACGGCATCGGTGACCGGGAAGGGAATCGCGTAGGCAGCGGCGGCAATCGGGGGAGTGAGTCCGGCCTGGGTTGCCATCGCAATCAGAGAGTTACGCCGAGCACGGTGAGTGGCTGTATGAACGGCGACCTCGTTGACGCGAGCCGGATTCGAAAATGCTGCGACGACGCCATAAGCGAAGATCGCGGCATTCTCGGATTCGATTGCTGCGAGCACGGCGTCGTCGCCGGCTTTCGATCTACGAATGACGCTCATGGCAGCAACACCGCAACTTGCGTCGCACAGGAGGCACTGACCGAACCCAGCAAGCCGGCACGGTAACCCGATACGGTGCGCGCGAGATCTCCGGCACTGCGTGCCGATTCCGTCAAGGTTGTGCGCAGGGCGTCGACCCCGGTAGGAGGTGGCGCCACAGTCGACGAAGACGGTGCGGTGGTAGCGCTCGGGGTTGTTCCGGCAGCCCGGGCAATTTCGGCGTCCAAGGCGTCTGCGTGAGCCTTACGCTCCGCGCTGATCGTGGTGAGTGCGGAAACTCGTTCCGGTGCCAACGCGATTGCAGAGGATGCTGCGCTCGCGTCAGCCCGTGCGCGGGCGGCTTGCGTGATCAGTTGGTCGACTTCGGCGGCAGTTTTTGCGGTGCCGTTGTCACTGCAGGCAGTAGCGGTGACAGCGACGGCGCCGATTGATGCCGCGCCTGCGATCTTCATCGCACTCCGACGGGAGTGCGGGGTGGTGGATAAGGACGTCAGCACTCGTCCATGGTGCCAGGTAGGGCGCGAATCGTTCGAATCCGGCGATCGTGTTCGAGTGTGACGTGCAACCGGTGAGCCTGGTCGCAGTGTCGTCATGGCGTGGTCGCAGTGGCCCCGAATGGGCGGTACTCTTGGATGCTTGGCCGAGAACGTGGGCAATTGTGGTCTCGTCATGCCCGTAGTTGGGTACACGGTCGATACTGCACGCCACATCCGCAGGCCACATTGGACGCAGCAGTTTCAAGCACACCGCTTGTCAATTACACCGAGTCGACTGGGTCGACGACAACTGAAACGAGGAGTTCGCGAGATGCCGGTGCCATCCAAGGACAGGGTTATCGAGCTGGTCTCCGAACTCGTGCAGGCCCAGGGTTACGACGTCGAGGACGTTGTAGTCACTCAAGCGGGCAAGCACAGTGCTGTTCGCATCATGGTTGACAGCGATTCCGGGATCGAGCTCGATGCGGCGGCCGACATCAGTCGGCTCGTGTCCGAGCTGTTCGACAGCCTCGAGGAGGTCGGCGAAACGCCGTACACACTCGAAGTCACCTCACCCGGAATTGATCGTCCGTTGACGTTGGGGCGCCATTGGCGTCGGGCGCGCGGACGCAAGGCTCGGATCGACCTCGCTGATGAAACGGTTGTCGGCCGTATCGGGCTGCTCGGTGACGATTCGGTTGCGGTCGTGTTGAACAGTCGGGGCCGCTTCACGGTGCGTGAGATTCCCCTCGTCGACGTACAGAAAGCTGTTGTCCAGGTCGAGTTTTCGAAGCCCGGTGAGCAGGAACTCGAGTTGGCCGGTGGCATCCTGGAAGGGCGCGCTGTTCCTTCGGATGTGAACGCGGATATAGACGAGACCGATGATTCCCACGTGGTCGGTTCAGAAGAAGACGAAGAAGACGTAGAAAACGAAGAAGGGTTCGACAAGTGAATATCGACATTGCAGCGTTGCGGGCGATCGAGGCAGAAAAGGGCGTCCCGATCGAAACGGTGATCGCCACGATCCAGACCGCGCTGCTGACGGCGTACCGGCACACCGAGGGTCACAAGCAGAACGCTCGGATCGACGTCAACATCAAGACCGGATCGGTGCGAGTCATGGCACACGACACCGATTCCGACGGACGCATGATCGGTGAGGAATGGGACGACACCCCGGAGGGATTCGGCAGGATCGCGGCTACCACTGCGCGTCAGGTCATCCTCCAGCGTCTGCGTGACGCCGAGCATGAGCGCAGCTTCGGCGAGTACGCCACGCATGAGGGTGAAATCGTCGGTGGTGTCATTCAGCGCGACACCCGCGCGAATTCGCGCGGCATGGTCGTCGTTCGCATCGGTAGCGACGCGCACGGCACCGAAGGTCTACTGCCGCCCGCCGAGCAGGTTCCGGGCGAGACCTACGAGCACGGCGAGCGCATCAAGTGCTACGTGGTCGGTGTCGCACGAGGACAGCGCGGCCCGCAGATCACACTCTCACGTACGCACCCGAACCTCGTTCGGAAACTGTTCGCGCTCGAGGTACCCGAAATTGCCGACGGCAGCGTGGAGATCATCAACGTAGCCCGCGAGGCCGGTCACCGTTCGAAGATTGCGGTTGCCTCGCGAATTCAGGGACTCAACGCGAAGGGCGCGTGCATCGGCCCGATGGGTCAGCGTGTGCGCAACGTCATGAGCGAACTCGCCGGTGAAAAGATCGACATCATCGACTTCGACGAGGATCCCGCGACGTTTGTGGGCAATGCCCTCTCGCCGTCGAAAGTGGTCTCTGTCACTGTCGTCGATCCGGATGCTCGTGCAGCCCGGGTCATCGTCCCCGATTTCCAGCTCTCGCTGGCTATCGGCAAGGAGGGCCAAAATGCCCGCCTTGCTGCACGGTTGACCGGCTGGCGCATCGATATCCGTAGCGATGCCGCACCCGTCGACGAGGGGTCGGAACGCTCCGGCGCGTCCAACGGATAACGGTGGAATGCAGTGTTCGAGACGGTTCGACGGTAGAGTGGACGATGGTTCGACGTGAGTCCTCGGATTCTGCGCACGTGAGGCCCGGTTCGCCGGTCCGGACATGCGTGGGATGCAGGGAACAAGGGTCGGCTGCCGATCTGTTGAGGGTCGTGGTTGGTGAGCAGGGGCCGGAGGGTTCCTTGCTCGTCCCCGACGTATTGCGACGGCTTCCCGGTCGAGGTGCTTGGCTGCACCTCGATCCGAGTTGCCTGAGCCTGGCAGAGCGGCGCCGAGCATTCAGCAGAGCACTGCGAGTGTCCGGAAATCTGGACACGTCCGCTGTCGACCAACTGGTCGACGCAGTTCACACAAAAGCAGTACCTCTCGAGAAGAACAGGCACAAGCACTCATGAGCACACCGTGAAGCACCAACGATGAACGTCCATCGGCTATAACCCGAGGTCGTGTGGGACCCACATCTGTGGGAAGCCTCCTGCTCGACCTCATCAGTGAGGAGAGCAGTGGCAGGCAAGGCCCGCGTACACGAGTTGGCTAAAGAACTCGGTGTCACCAGCAAGGAACTACTCGCAACGCTCAAAGAGCAGGGCGAGTTCGTAAAGTCTGCGTCATCCACAGTGGAGGCGCCCGTCGCCCGTCGTCTGCGGGAGTCATTCCCGTCTGCCGCCGGCGCAGAAACCAAGTCCGAGTCCGGCGCTGCAGCGGCTAAGCCCGCAGCAAAGCCCGGTACTCCGGCACCGTCTGCGGCAAAGCCTGGCGCTCCGCGTCCCGGCCCCAAGCCGGTCGCACCCGCTCCGGCTGCTCCCGAGGCTCCGGCAGCACCTGTTGCTCCCGCAGCAAAGGCGGCAGCTCCGGCTGCACCCGCAGCTCCGGCAGCTCCGGCTCCGGCAGCTCCGGCCGTCGCATCTCCGGCAGTGCCTACACCCACGTTCAACGCACCGAAGCCCGGTCGTCCGGCTCCGGCTGCTCCCGCAGCTCCGGCTCCGGCAGCACCCGCAGCTCCGGCACCGGCTGCACCCGCAGCAGCAGCTCCGGCCGCACCGTCGACCGGCGCAAAGCCCGGTGGACCGCGTCCGATGCCCAAGGCTCCGCGCGTCGGCAACAACCCGTACTCCTCGGCTCCGACCGAGCGTCCGGCTCCTCGTCCGGCTCCCGGCGCACCGCGTCCGGCACCGGGTCAGGGTGGACCTCGTCCGACTCAGGGCCAGGGTCAGGGCGGATCGCGTCCGGCTCCCGGCCAGGGCGGTCCTCGTCCGGCTCCCGGCCAGGGCGGTCCTCGTCCGGCTCCGGGTCAGGGTGGACCCCGTCCGCCCGCAGGTCAGGGTGGACCCCGTCCTAGCCCCGGCTCCATGCCTCCTCGCCCGAACCCGGGTGCAATGCCTGCTCGTTCCGCTCGTCCCGCGCCCGGTGGCGGCGGACGTCCGGGTCGTCCCGGTGGCGCTCCCGGCGGTCGTCCCGGTGGCGGCGGCGGCGGTGGCGGTGGATACCGCGGTGGCGGCGCTCCCGGCGCCGGCGCTGGTGCAGGTGCTCCCGGTGGAGCAGCTCCCGCAGGTGGTTTCCGCGGTCGTCCCGGTGGCGGTGGCCGTCCCGGTCAGCGCGGCGCAGCAGCAGGTGCATTCGGTCGTCCCGGCGGAGCAGTTCGTCGTGGACGTAAGTCGAAGCGGGCAAAGCGCGCCGAGTACGAGAGCATGCAGGCTCCCGCAGTCGGTGGCGTCAGGCTGCCTCGCGGCAACGGCGAGACCATCCGTCTCGCTCGCGGCGCGTCGCTCTCCGACTTTGCCGACAAGATCGATGCGAACCCCGCAGCGCTCGTACAGGCACTGTTCAACCTCGGCGAGATGGTCACGGCAACTCAGTCGGTAAACGACGAGACGCTGGAGCTTCTCGGTGGCGAAATGAACTACGTCGTTCAGGTCGTCAGCCCTGAGGACGAAGATCGTGAGCTGCTCGAACACTTCGACCTCACCTACGGCGAGGATGCCGGCGGAGAAGAAGACCTCGACGCCCGTCCGCCTGTGGTTACCGTCATGGGCCACGTCGACCACGGTAAGACTCGTCTGCTCGACGTGATCCGTAAGGCCAACGTCCGTGAGGGCGAAGCCGGCGGTATCACGCAGCACATCGGTGCTTACCAGGTGCTCACCGAGCTCGAGGGCAACGAGCGTCTCGTGACGTTCATCGATACTCCGGGTCACGAGGCCTTCACGGCTATGCGTGCTCGTGGTGCCAAGGCCACCGACCTCGCGATCCTTGTTGTCGCAGCCGACGATGGTGTCATGCCGCAGACGGTGGAAGCGATCAACCACGCCCAGGCGGCCGACGTGCCGATCGTGGTCGCGGTGAACAAGATCGACAAGGAAGGCGCGAACCCGGACAAGATCCGTCAGCAGCTGACCGAATACGGATTGGTTGCCGAGGAATACGGCGGAGACACCATGTTCGTCGACATCTCGGCGAAGCAGGGTCTGAACATCGACCAGCTTCTCGAAGCTGTTCTGTTGACGGCTGATGCTTCCTTGGATCTGCGCGCTAACCCGGACATGGACGCACAGGGTGTCGCCATCGAGGCACACCTCGACCGTGGCCGTGGTCCCGTTGCTACCGTGCTCATCCAGCGCGGAACGCTGCGGGTCGGCGACTCCATCGTTGCCGGTGATGCTTACGGCCGCGTCCGCCGCATGGTGGACGAGCACGGCGAGGACGTCCACGAGGCAACGCCTTCACGTCCCGTTCAGGTCATCGGCTTCACGTCGGTTCCCGGCGCAGGCGACAACCTGCTCGTGGTCGACGACGACCGGACTGCCCGTCAGATCGCAGACCGCCGCAATGCACGTAAGCGCAACGCGTTGGCAGCGAAGAGCCGCAAGCGCATCAGCCTGGACGATCTCGATGCAGCTCTGAAGGAACATTCACAGCTGAACTTGATCCTCAAGGGTGACAACTCGGGAACCGTCGAGGCTCTCGAAGAGGCATTGCTGGCAATCCCGATCGACGACGAGGTGCAGTTGCGCGTCATCGACCGTGGTGTCGGTGGCGTCACGGAGACCAACGTCAACCTGGCAGCGGCTTCCAACGCGATCATCATCGGCTTCAACGTCCGTGCCGAAGGCAAGGCGACCGAGCTGGCGAACCGCGAGGGCGTCGACATCCGGTACTACTCGGTGATCTACCAGGCCATCGACGAGGTCGAGAAGGCTCTCAAGGGTCTGCTCAAGCCGGTCTACGAAGAGGTCGAGCTGGGCAAGGCGGAGATCCGTGCGATGTTCCGTTCGTCCAAGATCGGCAACATTGCCGGTTGCTTGGTCACGTCGGGCTCCATCCGTCGCAACGCCAAGGCACGTCTCATCCGCGACAGCATGGTTGTCGCCGAGACGGTCACCATCTCCTCGCTCAAGCGGGAGAAGGAAGACGTCACCGAGGTTCGCGAAGGCTATGAATGTGGTTTGACCGTCACCTACTCCGATATCAAGATCGGTGACGTTCTCGAGTGCTACGAGCTTCGTGAGAAGCCGCGCGACTGATAGTCGCCCACGAGCGCTGGGGGCGCTCGTGAGTACTGACTGACTGGACTCTCCCGGACATTGACAAAATGTCCGGGAGGGTCCATTCGGCTATCTCCAGGCTGGTGGCAGTAGAGTTTCTCGGGGATTTCGAGGGGGAAAATGTTTGTAGGAGCATTGGAGTTCGACATTCTTTTCGGAGATGTCCACTCACTCAAGGAAAAGCGCTCGCTGGTGTCGCCGATACTGACGGAGCTGCGTCGGTTCGGTGTCAGTGCTGCCGAAGCCGGTGAGCAGGGACGGTTTCGTCGGGCTCTGGTCGGGGTGGCTGCTGTCAGTTCGTCGGTCGATCACCTGCACGATGTCCTCGATCATTGCGAGCGTGCAGTGGCCGCGCGACCTGAGATGCAACTCCTCGCGGTGCGACGACGAATATTCGGTCCCGAGGACTGATTTGGTTGCCAGGCTGCGATGCACAAGACTGTTGTCGGTAATAATTCTTGTTAATCAGCACTTTGATCGATCGAGTCAGCTCGTATCGAATGTCCAGGGAGAAGGAGACAGAGAGTCATGGTGGATCCAGCCCGGGCCCGTAAGCTCGCAAAACGAATCGGCACGATTGTCGCAACCGCAATTGACCACGAGATCAAGGATCCGCGGCTCGATTATGTGACCGTCACCGATACCAAGGTCACCAACGACCTGCACGACGCGACGGTTTACTACACCGTCAGAGGTGAAAAGGTCGACTCCGCGCCGGACGTCGAAGCTGCCGCGGCCGGTCTCGAGAAGGCCAAGGGCGCACTGCGCTCAAAGGTGGGAGCTGGAACGGGCGTCCGTTTCACACCGACTCTGACGTTTGTCGCGGACACAGTTCCGGACACGGCGCGGCACATGGAAGAACTGTTGGCGCGTGCACGTGCAGCCGATATCGAAGTTGCCAAGGCACGCGAAGGCGCGCAGCCGGCCGGCGACGCAGATCCGTACAAAGAGCCCCGCACAGTAGCCGACGACGAGGACGACGTAGTGTCCTCGGACGCTCGTGACAACGACTGACGCGTAGCGAAGATGACGATCACCGCGCCCACTGGCGAAGACCTCTGCGAGGCAGAATTCGCCCAGGTGGTCGAGGTGTTGGACGTGGCACAGACGGTAACCGTCCTGTGCCACGTCCAGCCGGACGCCGACACGATCGGCAGTGGGCTGGCACTCGGCCTGGTGCTCGAACGCAAAGGCGTCTCGGTTCAGGTTGCATTCAGTCGACCTGAGGAACTTCCGGAGTCGATGGCAGGT
Proteins encoded:
- a CDS encoding DMT family transporter, with translation MSIESSAIARRSTPLPDEHSRAGLWWGLLGVLAFSFTVPLTRVAVADFDPLFIGAGRAVLAGGLAVTVLFATRTTIPSLRQWAHIALVTAGVVLGFPLLTTFALQTSPASHAAVVIGLLPAATAVFAVVRGKERPSRSFWSASAAGALSVALFVAFANGGLGSFHLADLLLFGAVLCAALGYSEGALLAREIGSWQTIAWALILGLPVTITLTVVSIVNSPVNADTNSWLAFAYLGVISMFLGFFPWYRGLAIGPISTVSQTQLVQPVLTIAWSAMILGEALSSTVVAGGVVVIGCAWLALKARVAAPHVAGARVAAPHVASARVAAPHVDGAATASDLGGSEERSTAKCAPM
- a CDS encoding SDR family NAD(P)-dependent oxidoreductase, translated to MNAQKVALVTGASRSVGKGIALALGSDGWTVYVTARGEVGTGGALDKTAAEITERGGHGIAVQVDHSDDQQIVDLFARIADEQSGQLDLLINNVWANPAGYAGFSDPFWKRPVADWDSLIGIGLRAHYVASVEAAKLMVPRGSGVIGNISSFGTRGYLHSVLYGMSKAGLDKMAADMAVDLKGTGVTALSFWLGLIRNERMEASGMTDFEGFSLAEAETPEFVGQVITALANDPEVNTRNGHTLITAETALDYGITDANGKQPASHRSAFGGGPLFGPA
- a CDS encoding nuclear transport factor 2 family protein; translation: MDLAQRIDALEQIEEIKKLKYRYWRACDAKDPVGFRNSFISQGASINYGGLGAFDDAGPMADIFTAVALRQVEGSYAVLDMHHGQHADIELTSETTALGRWTLKFRQIDTVRRTEKLMTGEYDDAYVIEDGIWKMSQCHFTETWSITTPLHPEAVIAEGTFGGKR
- a CDS encoding TetR/AcrR family transcriptional regulator — encoded protein: MSSEESQQPKRRMSAPARRALVLAAATRAFAHGGYSGTSTDAVAKEAGVSQPYVVRMFGTKADLFEAVFSRALGEIVRTFTDKLDTLRIEPSDPQFWAELGSSYGELVLDRDLLLVMLHGFATSTDDIAAASRSAMSEIYTLLRNRTGCTPEQARLFIANGMLINNLLAMKAPENVDGDPALGELWTSVFGESAAAALAAAGTAPESDANS
- a CDS encoding DHA2 family efflux MFS transporter permease subunit; this translates as MTVLANADAGATPGSEAHGRRTVPVAIAILAASLPMFMATLDNLVMTSALPVIEKDLNASVGQLQWFMNAYTLAFATLMLSATTLGDRWGRRRMFVGGIGLFTAASIASALSTSAGLLIAARAVQGVGAAAIMPLSLTLLVAAVPEAKRAMAIGVWGGVSGLGIALGPVVGGAVVDGFSWQGIFWINVPVAIVAVPLAMYALRESTGRTQPLDLPGVVLAGLGVFLAVWGIVHGNDDGWTSFGVVASLVGSAVALALFVLRELKTRYPVMPLRLFRSRSFSMANVIGLTFSIGIFGAVFLLSQYLQIAMGFSPFEAGLRTLPWTAAPMIFAPLAGLLAPKLGLRSLLLAGLSLQAGALFWLAALIEPGVTYGSMVPALLMAGVGMGLTFAPNATAVLADMDAPDHGTASSTNATLREIGVALGIAILTAVFLAAGGALTPLGYGEALTPALRVGGCFVLIALVAAWFVPTRRR
- a CDS encoding ferritin-like domain-containing protein, encoding MSVIRRSKAGDDAVLAAIESENAAIFAYGVVAAFSNPARVNEVAVHTATHRARRNSLIAMATQAGLTPPIAAAAYAIPFPVTDAVTAAQLAAQIEADTAITYRAFIEQVDTDELRTFGIDALTDASIRGAGWRSALGTTPVTTAFPGVPAS
- the rimP gene encoding ribosome maturation factor RimP — translated: MPVPSKDRVIELVSELVQAQGYDVEDVVVTQAGKHSAVRIMVDSDSGIELDAAADISRLVSELFDSLEEVGETPYTLEVTSPGIDRPLTLGRHWRRARGRKARIDLADETVVGRIGLLGDDSVAVVLNSRGRFTVREIPLVDVQKAVVQVEFSKPGEQELELAGGILEGRAVPSDVNADIDETDDSHVVGSEEDEEDVENEEGFDK
- the nusA gene encoding transcription termination factor NusA; the encoded protein is MNIDIAALRAIEAEKGVPIETVIATIQTALLTAYRHTEGHKQNARIDVNIKTGSVRVMAHDTDSDGRMIGEEWDDTPEGFGRIAATTARQVILQRLRDAEHERSFGEYATHEGEIVGGVIQRDTRANSRGMVVVRIGSDAHGTEGLLPPAEQVPGETYEHGERIKCYVVGVARGQRGPQITLSRTHPNLVRKLFALEVPEIADGSVEIINVAREAGHRSKIAVASRIQGLNAKGACIGPMGQRVRNVMSELAGEKIDIIDFDEDPATFVGNALSPSKVVSVTVVDPDARAARVIVPDFQLSLAIGKEGQNARLAARLTGWRIDIRSDAAPVDEGSERSGASNG
- a CDS encoding YlxR family protein → MVRRESSDSAHVRPGSPVRTCVGCREQGSAADLLRVVVGEQGPEGSLLVPDVLRRLPGRGAWLHLDPSCLSLAERRRAFSRALRVSGNLDTSAVDQLVDAVHTKAVPLEKNRHKHS